The DNA window GGCGCCGAGGTTCGCGGCAATTCCGCCTTCGACATCGCGCTCTGGGACATTTTCGGCAAGGCGACAAACCAGCCAATAGCGCAGCTTCTTGGAGGCTTTTCACGGCAGTCCATCCGCACCTACAACACCTGCGCCGGCACCGAATACATCAAGGACGGCAAGGGACAGACCACCGTAAATTATGGTCTCGGCACGAAGCAGGGCTACGACGATCTGAACGGGTTTCTCCACCGCGCCGACGAGTTGGCGGCGGAGCTCCTTGAAGACGGCATCACGGCCATGAAGATCTGGCCCTTCGACCATGCCGCCGAGAAAAGCAGGGGGCAGGATATCAGCGCCGCCGACCTCAAAGCCGCATTACAGCCTTTCGAGAAGATCCGCAAAGCTGTCGGCGACAAGATAGACATCATGGTCGAGTTCCATTCGATGTGGCAGCTCCTGCCCGCGATCAAGATCGCCAAAGCGCTCGGACCTTACGGCACATACTGGCACGAGGATCCGATCCGCATGGACAGCCTCGGCGATCTCAAGCGCTATGAGGCCGCGAGTCCGGCGCCGATCTCGGCGTCAGAAACCTTGGGCAGTCGCTGGGCATTCCGGGATCTGCTGGAGACCGGCGCCGCAGGCATCGTGATGCTGGACATTTCCTGGTGCGGTGGACTTTCGGAAGCACGCAAGATCGCCGCGATGGCGGAGGCCTGGCACCTCCCGGTCGCCCCGCACGACTGCACCGGGCCCGTGGTTC is part of the Mesorhizobium loti genome and encodes:
- a CDS encoding mandelate racemase/muconate lactonizing enzyme family protein, which translates into the protein MKIRAIETIRIEERPNLLWVEVHTDEGITGLGETFFMARTVAEYLHEYVAPRVIGRDPLQIDLLSADLVGYLGFRSSGAEVRGNSAFDIALWDIFGKATNQPIAQLLGGFSRQSIRTYNTCAGTEYIKDGKGQTTVNYGLGTKQGYDDLNGFLHRADELAAELLEDGITAMKIWPFDHAAEKSRGQDISAADLKAALQPFEKIRKAVGDKIDIMVEFHSMWQLLPAIKIAKALGPYGTYWHEDPIRMDSLGDLKRYEAASPAPISASETLGSRWAFRDLLETGAAGIVMLDISWCGGLSEARKIAAMAEAWHLPVAPHDCTGPVVLAASTHLSLNAPNALVQESVRAFYRTWYRDLVTALPEVKDGMITVPPGPGLGLELNPDLGRAYTVHRRVSDKADI